TTTAATACCAATTACTTGAAAAATCTTGCGTTTTGCATATGGACCTTCAGTGACAGTAAATTCAACGTTTAAATAGATGCTGCCAGTAGTGTAGCTTTTAGTGAACCAATTTTCATAACCTCCTGGTTTAATTGCCATTTTTACCTTGACTATTGTACCTTTTGGTATTAAATTACTCTGTAATTTTGCAGTATTAAAATCAGTTAAAAAATCTGTTAGCATATTGTTCCCTATAAATTAAGTAAAAAAAAGAATCAACTCCATTGGTCTACAAGTTTCCAACGACCATTTATCTTATCGACAAGCTTGCTTGCCACACGTTCACCATTTCGCAGCTCAAACACTATTTGACGGGTAGTGCTTTCTTCATCATGAGCAAACATCACCATGCCAGTGCTATAAAATCCACGTAAAGATCCAGCACCGCTTAGGCCTTGAAATGGATCTTCTTCCAGCATCTTTTTGGATAGTTTTTTTGTGTGGTGGGTAAGGATTATACCTGCATCTGGATTAATAATGTTCCTCAGTCTTTCAAGCGTTTTTTGCAAAAAGAATAGCATAGCGCTGTTGTCATTTTCATTACCATATTCACTTGAGTTAAAAATGTTACGAAGAGGATCAATCGCAATAATATCAGGTTTGAAACGCTCTTTAACGGTGCTTTTGATCTCATCTATTTCTTCACTGCTGAAAGATAATTGCACTCTTGGCGTGATAATTAAGTTATTGGCAGCTATATCCAAAAGTTCTTGGTCGAATGTCAGTTGCTGTAAACGTTCTTTCATGTATTCATACTCAATTTCAGTTTGCATGTAGAAAATTTTCATAGGACGACTAGGAGTCATACTGAGAAATGAAACTCCGGCAGCCATGTGAATCAACCAGGAAATAAGAAAATCACTCTTGCCAATCTTAGGTGGGCCACCCAGTACCAATAGACCTCTTTTAGTTAGAATCCTTGGTGCGATTATATCTTCTGGTATTGGCGATTGATCATTCAAATATTCTTTCACACTGAAAAAGGGAATTTTTTGACCGATATTGAAAAAGCTTTGTTCCATAATAATTATTCTCCAATTTTTAATTAAGCAATAGGAGCCAAAGTTTTGGCTTTAATTTTCGCAAGTAATTTACCCAAATGTGGTTCTTCAACCATATTCAGGCAGCCACTTCGATCTTTAGCTGGGTATCCCCAAGTATTAATAGTCTGACAGATAAATGAACGTACTTCTGTGCCATTATCTTTCTTAATTCCAACCATGCTGATCACCTCATCAACAATACCTGGAATCTCACTAGCAGTTTTAGCTCCTTCACATTGAGGTAGCCAAGTTGGACGATTGCAGTCATCGAGATATTGACCTAATGTGCCAACTATGATGATGTCTTTATCTCTGATATGTTGAAACTGATTGAGCCAAGCCATCATCTCTTGAGCAAGTAACCCATAAGCAGCTCTTTTGTCTTCTTTTCCCGATCTATCAGAAAAACACTCAGGTTGCATCCTTGCCCATAAAAGACATAAACGTGAAGCAACGGTTATACTATCTACAAAGATGCATCGGTATTTAGAAGTCTCAGAAAGAAGATCTTTATACTTGCCAGATACATGTTCATGGTGTTTTTGACTGTATGCTTGGTCAGATTTCAGCGCAGGGTTTGGACCACCAATTAGGCAGGCAATATCCCGAGCTTGATTCCAAGTACGAACACTAATAGAATCTCCCTGCCAATCTTGAACAGCAAGCAGACCTGCTTCAAAGTCAAGACATAGTGTTGGTTCACTTATAGTCTTTAATAGGCTGGTTTTACCAATACCGTAAGGACCAAAAATTACTACTTTTATGCCTGTAGTTGTTTTCAATCTTTCATTATTGTTTAAAATTTTAAAAGTCATTTATTCACCTCAATGGTATATGTTATATATTCAGGAAAGGTAGAATTTATGTTCAATTTTTCTTTTTGCTCTTGTAGTAGATGGAAGAGAGTTTTATACGTATTTTTCTTACCATAGTATTTAAAGTAGTTCTTGATATGTTGTTCATCTTAGCAACTTCATATAAGTTAAAGTACTTGAGTTGTTCGCATATCTTTTGCATCTTTCTTGGTAGCGTTGAAATCATGTAATCTACATCAGTACGTTTTGCTACTTCATCTTCAAAAGCTTCTGTTTTCTCAATATTGACGTAGTTATTAATGTTGCGTTTAATACATAGTTGTTTCTCCAATAAGTTATTGGCACGACGTTCAGTTAATCTTGCTACAAAAGTGTTAAAGCTACCTTTACTTTCATCATATCTATCAAGATAAGTCCAAATTTCACAGAAAAGTTCTTGCTCAAGATCTTCATGAGTTTCATGAGCAAAGCATTCAAAAAGTTTTAATCTCTTAGCTTGATACCGTATATTTTGAACAACTATGGCAGTTTTTAGTTTCATAACTTTTCCCTAAAACAATTAATGCTTTAAGGATGAGAACTTATAGGTGCACTTTGTAGGACAGGAGCAAAAATAAATAATACAGATGCAATTTTTAACCTATTGATATTCTATTGTTTTTTTTCGAGAATAATACAGTTCGATTTTTAAATAATACTGCAACAAAAAATTAGGCAAAAATTCATTTTTTTTGGACAAAAATTTTCCAAATCCTGAATATATATTATATAAGCCTTTCAAACTCATCACAGGTGTCAATTCTTACACAATCAGGAAGAGCAGCAATAGCAGCCAGCATAAAAGAGCAAGTTATACATCTTGCTTGGGGTAGTGGTGATGCCAATTGGGAAAGTAGCCATCAGGTCGAAAAAGTTTTTATTGAGGGTGAAATAGCTCTAAATCACCATACTATTAAAGATGTAAGGGTTTTTACAGGACAAACAACTTATCAGCCAAGTATAGATTATATAGTTGATAGCAGTAGTGGTGTAATAAAACGTACGGAAAATAGCTCTATCAGGGCAAATAGTGCAGTTACTGTAGAATATAGTGAAAGCACACCACCAGAGCTGATAACTTCTGAAAAACTGCTCAATGAGCTTGGCAGACGTACTGCGAACGAAGTACTCTTCTGCACAAGTGATGAGAATGGAGAGCTTTTGACCCCAACAGGGAGGTTTAGGCCCTCAAATGTACCAACCAATAACTTGTACCTTAAATTTACTTTCGATTTCACGGACGCAGCAAATCAAGTTATCAGGGAACTAGGAGTTATGGTTGGTACTAAAATAAAAGAAGGATTACCTGAAGGACAGAGATATTTTGAACCTCAAGATATAGAAGACCCAGGGATCTTATTAGTTTTAGAACATACCGTACCACTTATCAGAACATCTGCAACTCGGGAAACTTTTTCATTTGTTGTAACTTTTTGAAACAAAATGACCTTAAATAGTTATTATAATCGCTTTAATCCTGACAAAGAATACGAAAAAAGCTTATTTCTTGCTGGAAGAGGTCTACAGTCAGCAGAATTAAACGAGACGCAAGAATATGCTCTTTCAAAGCTCAAAGGTATAGGTGATGCAATATTCCGTGATGGTGATGTTATAGCAGGAAGCAATTGTATTATAGATAGAGAAACTGGTAAAGTTATACTTGAGAGAGGAAAAATCTATCTTCGTGGAGCGGTGAGAAAAGTAGAGGAAAAAGAGTTTATTATTCCACTGAGTACTACAGTTCGCATAGGTGTTTATTATCTAGAATCTACGATTACAGAACTTGAGGACGAAAATCTTCGTGATCCTGCTGTTGGTACAAGAAATTATCAAGAAGTTGGAGCTGCAAGGCTTAGAGCTACTATCACTTGGGGTTATCAATCTGAAGGTCTTTCTCCACGTTTTTCTGAAGGAGAATTTTATCCAATTTACAATATTGAAAATGGGATACTGATAGAGCATTCACCGCCACCACAAGCAAATATAGTAACTACCGCTCTTGCTCGTTATGACAAAGAAGCAAATGGTTCCTATGTTGTAAATGGCCTTGAAGTAATGTTCCTGCAAAAGGAAGAGGGAGAAGGAGGAAAAAAAATATTTGTGATTAATGAGGGCAAAGCTCATGTTGATGGCTATGAGATTGAACTTCCTCACAGTATTCGTGTTTCTTTTGATGAAGATCCAGATATAAAATCAGTTGAATCAGAACCACATACTTTTCAGCCAAATAGCCAAAGGGTAATGGAACTGAAGGTTAATGATTTTCCAATAAGTGAAATTAAAAAAGTAGATATAACTGTTCAAAAAACCATTACCATTACTCATGGTTCATATTCAGGAGCTGTTGATCCAATACCTGACTCTGCAGTACTTGAAATTATTCAAATTAAACAAGGTAATGTTATTTATGAAAATAGTGTAGATTATAAACTAAACGCAGGAAATATTGATTGGTCATTACCCGGCAAAGAACCAGCTCCTGGAAGTAGTTATCAAATAACTTACCGCTGTCGCACTCATGTAAGCCCTGAAGATATAAGTGAGCAGGGGTGTAAAGTAAAAGGAGCAGTTGATAACAGCTTGGTTTTGATAGATTATACCTGGAAAATGCCCCGCTTTGATTTAATTACTATCGATAGCAAAGGGGTGGTAAGGAGAATAAAAGGAATTTCTCACCCTTGGCAACCATCGATGCCTAAAGCTCCCTCTGGACAGCTTTTGCTCTGCTACATTCATCAGACATGGAAAAAAGGCGAAGGGGTAAAAATAGTGAATAATGCTATTCATGCTGTACCGATGAATGAGCTTGAAGCAATGAAAAAAGGAATAAATGATCTTTATGCGCTGGTTGCAGAGGAACGTCTACGCAATGATGCAAATTCAAGAGAACCTACCACCAAAAAAGGAGTATTTGTTGATTCGTTTTTTGACGATGATATGCGTGATCAAGGAATTTCGCAGTCTGCAGCGATAGTAAACAAAGAATTAATTTTACCTATAGATGTGGAAATTATTGATGTTGAAAGAGGTAAAGAACCTTATCTTTTACCTTATAAACTTGAACCGGTACTGGAGCAGCTTTTACAGACTAAAGGAGAAAAGATTAATCCATATCAAGCTTTTGATCCAGTCCCGGCACAAATTACTCTAAATAAAAACATTGACCACTGGACAGAGGTTACCACTAATTGGAAAAGTCCAATAACCAGGGTATTTAATGTTAAAGAAACAACAGAATTGCTGTCAAGTACTTCATACGAAGCTGAATTTATGAGAGAAGCAGTACAGAATTTTGAAATTGAAGGTTTTGAGCCAAGTGAGAAGCTTAAAGAGATAAAATTTGACGGAATAAACATTCAACCTATAACTTAAAATTGGAAAACCAAATGTTAACAGCTAACAATCAGGGAAAATTAAAGGGAAAGGTGAAAGTACCAGCAAATATTCCAGCCGGTACTAAATTAGTGCAATTTTACGGGGATAAAGGAAGTTATGGAGAAGCAACTTATACTGGTAAAAAAACAATTACCATAGAGGAAAGAAGAAGAGTTATCGCAGCAAGAAGAGTTGATCCTTTAGCGCAAACATTTACTCTAAATGAAAGTAGGCACATAGGAGGCGTGGAGCTATGGTTTGTAAATAAAGGCAAAAAACGTGTTGTTGTGCAGATTAGAGAAACAGCAGTGGGAATGCCCTCGCAGACTGTCATTGCTGAAAGCTATATTGAGCCAAAAGATATAAAGATAGATGGCACAGCAACACGTATAGAGTGGTCACCAGTGTTTTGCCATGTAGGAGAGGAGTATGCAATAGTACTGCTTACTGATGATCCTGGTACTGCAGTAAAGATAGCAGAACTTGGCAAATATGATGCAGTAAATAGCCGTTGGGTAACAAGTCAGCCATATCAAGTAGGAGTATTACTGTCATCAAGCAATGCAAGTACTTGGACTCCACATCAAAATTTAGATTTAACGTTTCGATTACTAGCTGCAAAATTTAGCGAAGTTTCTCATGTTATTGATCTGGGAAAAGTTATTGCAAACAATACTTCAGATTTAATTGTTTTAACGAACGTCGAAAAAGTAGCATTTGATACTAATGTAGAATTTATCTTAACAGATGAAGAGGGAAGAGAAAACTTTTTGTCTGATAATTTGCCGCTCGCACTGCGTGAAAGATTATCTGGAGAGCTAACGGTAAAAGCAA
This genomic interval from Wolbachia endosymbiont (group A) of Rhinocyllus conicus contains the following:
- a CDS encoding AAA family ATPase, with protein sequence MEQSFFNIGQKIPFFSVKEYLNDQSPIPEDIIAPRILTKRGLLVLGGPPKIGKSDFLISWLIHMAAGVSFLSMTPSRPMKIFYMQTEIEYEYMKERLQQLTFDQELLDIAANNLIITPRVQLSFSSEEIDEIKSTVKERFKPDIIAIDPLRNIFNSSEYGNENDNSAMLFFLQKTLERLRNIINPDAGIILTHHTKKLSKKMLEEDPFQGLSGAGSLRGFYSTGMVMFAHDEESTTRQIVFELRNGERVASKLVDKINGRWKLVDQWS
- a CDS encoding ATP-binding protein, with product MTFKILNNNERLKTTTGIKVVIFGPYGIGKTSLLKTISEPTLCLDFEAGLLAVQDWQGDSISVRTWNQARDIACLIGGPNPALKSDQAYSQKHHEHVSGKYKDLLSETSKYRCIFVDSITVASRLCLLWARMQPECFSDRSGKEDKRAAYGLLAQEMMAWLNQFQHIRDKDIIIVGTLGQYLDDCNRPTWLPQCEGAKTASEIPGIVDEVISMVGIKKDNGTEVRSFICQTINTWGYPAKDRSGCLNMVEEPHLGKLLAKIKAKTLAPIA
- a CDS encoding sigma-70 family RNA polymerase sigma factor — encoded protein: MKLKTAIVVQNIRYQAKRLKLFECFAHETHEDLEQELFCEIWTYLDRYDESKGSFNTFVARLTERRANNLLEKQLCIKRNINNYVNIEKTEAFEDEVAKRTDVDYMISTLPRKMQKICEQLKYFNLYEVAKMNNISRTTLNTMVRKIRIKLSSIYYKSKKKN
- a CDS encoding DUF4815 domain-containing protein, encoding MTLNSYYNRFNPDKEYEKSLFLAGRGLQSAELNETQEYALSKLKGIGDAIFRDGDVIAGSNCIIDRETGKVILERGKIYLRGAVRKVEEKEFIIPLSTTVRIGVYYLESTITELEDENLRDPAVGTRNYQEVGAARLRATITWGYQSEGLSPRFSEGEFYPIYNIENGILIEHSPPPQANIVTTALARYDKEANGSYVVNGLEVMFLQKEEGEGGKKIFVINEGKAHVDGYEIELPHSIRVSFDEDPDIKSVESEPHTFQPNSQRVMELKVNDFPISEIKKVDITVQKTITITHGSYSGAVDPIPDSAVLEIIQIKQGNVIYENSVDYKLNAGNIDWSLPGKEPAPGSSYQITYRCRTHVSPEDISEQGCKVKGAVDNSLVLIDYTWKMPRFDLITIDSKGVVRRIKGISHPWQPSMPKAPSGQLLLCYIHQTWKKGEGVKIVNNAIHAVPMNELEAMKKGINDLYALVAEERLRNDANSREPTTKKGVFVDSFFDDDMRDQGISQSAAIVNKELILPIDVEIIDVERGKEPYLLPYKLEPVLEQLLQTKGEKINPYQAFDPVPAQITLNKNIDHWTEVTTNWKSPITRVFNVKETTELLSSTSYEAEFMREAVQNFEIEGFEPSEKLKEIKFDGINIQPIT